The following are encoded together in the Thermococcus sp. EP1 genome:
- a CDS encoding peptidase M54, which translates to MELIGFVHVGNTFNERLIARVYRKVNAYFKSKYLPIRLVYLGELELGPGYLVNIQTKEGSVKGYPLEGITELLHASLIHKQEELMQKRRIREERKEGKRKNTSRMNKIFGIVNFPLVSRNPYLDFYEKFLGIQQNFHDLRVMVLSIKPFEDKNEEIFEKRLFKGILHEIGHAFGLDHCQNDCVMNPPKLIAEWDLRKEDFCKECFLELKGNVKGKND; encoded by the coding sequence ATGGAGCTCATAGGATTTGTTCACGTGGGCAATACGTTCAATGAAAGGCTCATTGCTAGAGTTTACAGGAAGGTTAATGCATATTTCAAATCAAAGTACCTCCCTATAAGGTTAGTTTATTTAGGAGAGCTTGAATTAGGACCGGGTTACTTAGTTAATATACAAACGAAAGAGGGAAGTGTTAAAGGATACCCCCTTGAGGGGATCACCGAACTGTTACATGCAAGCCTTATTCACAAACAAGAAGAGCTTATGCAAAAAAGGAGAATAAGAGAAGAGAGGAAAGAGGGCAAACGCAAAAATACCTCCAGGATGAATAAGATTTTTGGCATAGTAAACTTCCCCCTAGTTTCAAGAAATCCCTACCTTGATTTTTACGAAAAGTTTTTGGGAATTCAACAAAACTTTCATGATCTTAGAGTAATGGTCCTCTCTATAAAACCTTTCGAAGACAAAAATGAAGAAATTTTTGAAAAAAGGCTCTTCAAAGGCATTTTACATGAAATTGGGCATGCTTTTGGTTTAGATCATTGCCAGAATGACTGTGTCATGAATCCACCAAAACTTATTGCAGAGTGGGATCTAAGAAAAGAAGACTTCTGTAAAGAGTGCTTCTTGGAGCTGAAAGGGAATGTTAAAGGAAAAAACGATTAG
- a CDS encoding glycosyltransferase family 2 protein — MLKEKTISLIIPAYNEAKRIGSVLSKIPDFIDEIIVVDDGSKDNTSEVAKNWGAKVIRLKQNQGKGAAMKAGINKASGDIIVFMDADGQHNPKEIEKLIIPIINDEADFVIGSRLIKTQGKRPLIRKLSNFLSTFLIKLKLGIEVKDTQSGFRAIKREFLPDIESKRYEVETELLIKAVKKGARVKETPVERIYGIETGHFQFEDIIRFLKVLFKY, encoded by the coding sequence ATGTTAAAGGAAAAAACGATTAGTCTCATCATTCCCGCCTACAATGAAGCAAAAAGGATTGGTAGTGTTCTTTCTAAAATTCCAGATTTTATTGATGAGATCATAGTGGTGGATGATGGAAGTAAAGACAACACTTCTGAAGTTGCAAAAAACTGGGGAGCAAAAGTGATTAGATTAAAACAAAATCAAGGAAAAGGGGCAGCTATGAAAGCAGGAATTAACAAAGCAAGTGGAGATATAATAGTTTTTATGGATGCAGATGGACAACACAACCCTAAAGAGATAGAAAAGCTCATTATACCAATAATAAATGATGAAGCAGACTTTGTAATTGGCTCCAGATTGATAAAAACCCAGGGGAAGAGACCACTAATTAGAAAACTCAGTAATTTCTTGAGCACTTTCTTGATAAAGCTCAAACTGGGAATTGAAGTAAAAGATACTCAAAGCGGCTTCAGAGCCATTAAAAGAGAGTTTTTACCAGACATCGAGAGCAAACGATATGAAGTAGAGACAGAACTCCTAATAAAAGCCGTAAAGAAAGGAGCGAGAGTTAAAGAGACCCCAGTAGAGCGAATCTATGGGATTGAAACGGGTCACTTCCAATTTGAAGACATTATAAGATTCCTAAAAGTCCTTTTCAAATATTAA
- a CDS encoding MoaD/ThiS family protein, translating into MVRIRLMGAFAHLAKTRELEVKLEGQKTVDEILREVIPRYDEFHDKIIFINGKPAKGTAVVEEGDEIKIMPVLSGG; encoded by the coding sequence ATGGTTAGAATTAGACTTATGGGGGCTTTTGCTCATCTTGCAAAGACAAGAGAACTTGAAGTTAAGCTTGAAGGTCAAAAAACCGTCGATGAAATTCTCAGGGAAGTTATTCCTAGATATGACGAATTTCATGATAAAATAATATTCATTAACGGTAAACCAGCAAAAGGGACAGCGGTAGTGGAAGAAGGGGATGAAATAAAGATTATGCCTGTCCTAAGTGGGGGTTAG
- the for gene encoding tungsten-containing formaldehyde ferredoxin oxidoreductase has protein sequence MKGWWGRILRVDLTNNKVWVQEYSEDVAKNFIGGRGLAAWILWNEAKNVDPLGPDNRLIFASGPFNGLPTPSGGKMVIAAKSPITGGYGDGNLGTMATVHLRKAGYDALVVEGKAKKPVYIYIENDNVSILSAEGLWGKTTFETEKELKEIHGKNVGVLSIGPGGENLVKYAVVISQEGRAAGRPGMGAVMGSKNLKAVVIKGTKEIPVADKEKLRELSQEAYNKILNSPGYPFWHRQGTMAALEWTNENSALPTRNFSDGSFEFARSIDGFTMEGMKVKQRGCPYCNMPCGNVVLDAEGQESELDYENVALLGSNLGLGKLNEVSVLNRIADEMGLDTISLGVAISYVMEAKEKGLIKDDAAPEFGDFKKAKQLALDIAYRRTELGNFAAEGVKAMAEKLGAKDFAMHVKGLEVSGYNCFIYPAMALAYGTSAIGAHHKEAWVIAWEIGTAPIEGEKAQKVEYKITYDPEKAAKVIELQRLRGGLFEMLTACRLPWVEVGLSLDYYPKLLEAITGVKYTWDDLYKAADRVYALIRAYWVREYNGNWNREMDYPPERWFKEGLKTGPHKGEHLEKDKYDALLSEYYKLRGWDERGIPKKETLKEFGLDFVIPELEKVTQLE, from the coding sequence ATGAAAGGATGGTGGGGAAGAATCTTAAGAGTTGATCTAACGAACAATAAGGTATGGGTGCAAGAATATTCTGAAGATGTTGCGAAAAACTTTATCGGTGGTAGAGGATTAGCAGCTTGGATTCTTTGGAACGAAGCTAAGAATGTGGATCCATTGGGCCCTGATAACAGGTTGATTTTTGCAAGTGGACCATTCAACGGACTCCCGACCCCGAGTGGGGGAAAGATGGTCATTGCTGCTAAAAGTCCCATAACAGGTGGTTATGGTGATGGTAACCTTGGAACAATGGCAACTGTCCACTTAAGAAAAGCTGGTTATGATGCACTTGTTGTTGAAGGTAAGGCCAAAAAGCCGGTTTATATTTATATTGAGAATGATAACGTTAGCATTCTCAGTGCAGAGGGATTATGGGGCAAGACTACTTTTGAAACAGAAAAAGAACTTAAAGAAATCCACGGGAAGAATGTGGGAGTACTAAGCATTGGTCCTGGTGGAGAGAATCTCGTTAAATATGCAGTTGTTATCTCTCAAGAGGGAAGAGCAGCTGGAAGGCCTGGTATGGGTGCAGTTATGGGAAGCAAGAACTTAAAAGCAGTGGTGATAAAAGGAACTAAAGAGATTCCAGTTGCTGATAAAGAAAAGCTTAGAGAGCTCTCTCAAGAAGCATATAATAAAATCCTTAATTCACCTGGTTATCCATTCTGGCACAGACAAGGAACAATGGCCGCACTTGAATGGACCAATGAAAACTCAGCCCTTCCAACAAGGAACTTCAGTGATGGTAGTTTTGAGTTTGCTCGTTCTATTGATGGTTTTACAATGGAAGGTATGAAAGTTAAGCAAAGAGGATGTCCTTACTGTAACATGCCATGTGGAAACGTTGTTCTCGATGCAGAGGGTCAAGAAAGTGAACTTGACTATGAGAACGTTGCTTTACTTGGTTCAAACCTAGGTCTTGGAAAACTCAACGAGGTTTCAGTTCTAAATAGAATTGCTGATGAGATGGGCCTTGATACAATATCCTTAGGTGTGGCAATCTCATACGTAATGGAGGCTAAAGAAAAGGGCCTCATAAAAGATGACGCTGCCCCAGAGTTTGGTGACTTCAAGAAGGCCAAACAACTAGCTTTGGACATTGCTTACAGAAGAACAGAACTTGGAAACTTCGCTGCTGAAGGTGTTAAGGCAATGGCCGAGAAACTTGGTGCTAAGGACTTTGCAATGCACGTAAAAGGTTTGGAAGTAAGCGGTTACAACTGTTTCATCTACCCAGCAATGGCTTTAGCTTATGGAACAAGTGCTATTGGGGCCCACCACAAGGAAGCTTGGGTTATTGCTTGGGAGATTGGTACAGCTCCAATTGAGGGTGAAAAGGCCCAGAAAGTTGAGTACAAGATTACTTATGATCCAGAAAAGGCTGCTAAAGTTATTGAGCTACAGAGACTTAGAGGCGGTCTATTTGAGATGCTCACAGCGTGCAGACTTCCATGGGTTGAGGTTGGGCTCAGCTTAGACTACTATCCAAAGCTTCTTGAGGCCATCACTGGAGTTAAATACACATGGGACGATCTTTACAAAGCAGCTGATAGAGTTTACGCCCTTATCAGGGCTTACTGGGTTAGAGAATACAATGGCAACTGGAACAGGGAGATGGACTATCCACCAGAAAGATGGTTCAAGGAAGGACTTAAAACTGGACCACACAAAGGAGAACACCTTGAAAAAGACAAATATGATGCCTTACTTAGCGAGTACTACAAGCTCAGAGGCTGGGATGAAAGAGGTATTCCAAAGAAGGAGACACTCAAAGAGTTTGGGCTTGATTTTGTTATTCCAGAACTTGAAAAAGTTACACAGCTCGAGTGA
- a CDS encoding radical SAM protein, which produces MWFRRVEIGEIERAKKALPHYFSVFSGKEKPNFFHVKQVEVYFDEEDELKELWKIHEEGLEKLRENDLKENPEKNLLDLKALIAHKILEKCELCEIKCHVNRFDEAGYCRVKESLVASDFLHIGEEPELIPSYTIFFSGCNFRCVFCQNWDISQYRVGVRYSPKDMGIKIGVAYARGAKNVNFVGGEPTPNLPFILESLKYVEVPIPVVWNSNMYMSKESMALLDGIVDVYLADFKWGNNQDALKYSKAPKYWETITRNFLLAKKHYKAEFLIRHLVVPGHLECCTQPILKWISENLGKDIRVNVMFQYRPEYKAHKYPEINRGLTNEEMIRAAELAGEFGLKNALVG; this is translated from the coding sequence ATGTGGTTTAGGAGAGTTGAGATTGGAGAGATTGAAAGAGCAAAGAAAGCATTACCACATTATTTTTCAGTTTTTAGCGGAAAAGAAAAACCAAATTTCTTTCACGTGAAACAAGTAGAAGTATATTTCGATGAGGAAGACGAGCTCAAAGAGCTTTGGAAAATACATGAGGAAGGTCTGGAAAAGTTGAGAGAAAATGACTTAAAAGAAAATCCAGAGAAAAATCTCCTTGATCTCAAGGCCCTCATTGCCCATAAGATCCTAGAAAAGTGCGAACTTTGTGAGATTAAATGTCATGTTAATCGTTTTGACGAAGCAGGATACTGTCGCGTCAAAGAGAGCCTCGTTGCAAGCGATTTTCTACATATTGGCGAAGAGCCAGAACTTATTCCCTCATACACAATTTTCTTCTCTGGATGCAACTTTAGATGTGTTTTTTGCCAAAATTGGGATATAAGCCAGTATCGGGTGGGCGTGAGGTATTCTCCAAAAGATATGGGGATAAAAATAGGAGTTGCCTATGCAAGAGGAGCTAAAAACGTTAATTTTGTTGGTGGTGAACCAACGCCAAATCTTCCTTTTATATTAGAGAGCCTAAAATATGTTGAAGTCCCAATTCCAGTGGTATGGAACTCCAACATGTATATGAGCAAAGAAAGCATGGCTCTTTTAGACGGTATTGTTGATGTTTATTTGGCTGATTTCAAATGGGGAAATAATCAAGATGCCCTTAAGTATTCAAAAGCCCCTAAATACTGGGAAACCATTACAAGAAACTTTCTCTTGGCAAAGAAACATTACAAGGCAGAATTCCTTATAAGACATCTTGTAGTTCCTGGTCATCTAGAGTGCTGTACACAGCCAATTTTAAAGTGGATAAGTGAAAACTTAGGCAAGGATATTAGAGTCAATGTGATGTTCCAATATAGGCCAGAATATAAGGCACACAAATATCCTGAGATCAATAGAGGACTCACAAATGAAGAGATGATACGAGCAGCCGAACTTGCAGGAGAATTTGGGCTAAAAAACGCGCTGGTAGGATAA
- a CDS encoding TIGR04140 family protein: protein MKRELVTAVPPEEIQEILEKSKANLYLCIKEGEPFYGAPRWKVVLKGSQEEIEKFMEVFMRARAGG, encoded by the coding sequence ATGAAACGAGAACTTGTCACCGCGGTACCTCCAGAAGAAATACAGGAGATTCTAGAAAAATCAAAAGCGAACTTATATCTATGTATTAAAGAAGGTGAGCCTTTCTATGGGGCTCCTCGTTGGAAAGTAGTTTTGAAAGGAAGCCAAGAAGAAATAGAAAAATTTATGGAGGTTTTCATGAGAGCTCGGGCGGGTGGCTAG
- a CDS encoding DUF4405 domain-containing protein, with protein sequence MRWPRWVRPTIDVLLTIDFIVAALSGIALYFAPSGRIAEVTGWTFLGISRAIWDALHIYFGIAMIPLVGIHIVVNLAPLVNQVKAIIRDRKTKSINVKATLGLILVVMVLIGGAVAYTWSSIEGEEDTSEITYEDTSNTVSYDNTTIEITGTMLKSYTLEQIAQLYDVPVDELIRVLKEDYGIEAQANELLETIEIKNELDREVFKEILAEAIVKAKTSGNFG encoded by the coding sequence ATGAGATGGCCGAGATGGGTTAGACCCACAATCGATGTTTTGTTAACGATTGACTTTATTGTAGCAGCACTCTCGGGAATTGCATTATACTTTGCTCCAAGCGGTAGGATTGCGGAAGTGACAGGATGGACGTTCTTAGGAATCAGTAGGGCAATATGGGACGCTTTGCACATATACTTTGGAATTGCAATGATTCCTTTAGTAGGGATTCACATAGTGGTAAACTTAGCTCCCCTTGTAAATCAAGTTAAGGCCATAATCAGGGATAGGAAAACCAAGTCGATAAATGTGAAAGCTACACTAGGACTAATCCTCGTCGTGATGGTGCTCATTGGAGGAGCAGTGGCTTATACATGGAGTTCAATAGAAGGAGAAGAGGATACCTCTGAGATTACTTATGAGGACACCAGCAATACAGTGAGCTACGATAACACCACCATTGAAATTACCGGGACCATGTTGAAGAGCTACACCTTAGAGCAGATTGCTCAGCTCTACGATGTCCCTGTGGACGAGCTTATACGGGTTCTTAAGGAGGACTACGGTATCGAGGCCCAAGCAAATGAGCTGTTGGAGACTATAGAGATTAAGAATGAACTAGATAGAGAGGTGTTTAAAGAGATACTGGCTGAAGCAATAGTTAAGGCAAAGACAAGTGGTAATTTTGGATGA
- a CDS encoding DUF2202 domain-containing protein: MRQFMIFIITGILLVSVGAGCIQDQKTSTTSITEEEKQGILWMREEEKLARDVYLTLYEKWRLPIFNNIAESEQTHMEAVKSLIDKYALEDPIIDEVGKFNNRELQELYNQLVEKGSKSVEDALIVGAMIEELDIVDLQKWISKTDKQDIIEVYENLMKGSRNHLRSFVSNLKNYGVTYEPQYLSKEEYEKIINSPMEEGTSG, from the coding sequence ATGAGGCAGTTTATGATCTTTATTATTACTGGAATATTACTAGTGAGTGTTGGTGCGGGATGCATCCAAGACCAAAAAACATCAACAACTTCCATAACAGAGGAAGAAAAGCAGGGAATACTTTGGATGCGCGAAGAAGAGAAATTAGCAAGAGATGTCTATTTAACACTCTACGAAAAATGGCGTTTGCCAATATTCAATAACATAGCCGAGAGCGAACAGACACATATGGAGGCCGTAAAGAGTCTAATTGATAAATATGCCCTTGAAGATCCAATTATTGACGAAGTAGGAAAATTCAATAATCGAGAACTCCAAGAGCTTTACAACCAACTCGTTGAGAAAGGAAGCAAGAGTGTTGAAGACGCTCTCATAGTGGGAGCAATGATTGAAGAGCTTGATATTGTGGATCTACAAAAATGGATTTCAAAAACAGATAAGCAGGATATAATAGAGGTATATGAAAACCTAATGAAGGGATCAAGAAACCATTTAAGATCATTTGTATCAAACCTCAAAAACTACGGCGTCACGTACGAACCTCAATATTTAAGCAAAGAGGAGTATGAGAAGATAATAAACAGCCCAATGGAGGAGGGCACTTCAGGTTGA
- a CDS encoding winged helix-turn-helix domain-containing protein, with protein sequence MVETVNELAIIGEALSSPIRIKILKMLCEKEWYVYELAKELSISRQLLYLHLKKLEKAKLVESELRLEPGDPRAKKYYKAKDFRILINNNVIKNLKGE encoded by the coding sequence ATGGTAGAGACAGTGAATGAACTGGCAATAATAGGAGAGGCATTAAGTTCACCTATAAGAATTAAGATACTTAAGATGCTTTGCGAAAAAGAGTGGTATGTCTATGAGCTTGCCAAAGAACTTAGTATATCTCGCCAATTACTTTATCTCCATTTGAAAAAGCTCGAGAAGGCCAAACTAGTTGAAAGTGAACTTCGCTTAGAACCTGGAGATCCAAGAGCTAAAAAATATTACAAGGCAAAAGATTTTAGGATTTTGATTAATAATAATGTTATAAAAAATCTAAAGGGGGAGTAA
- the pyk gene encoding pyruvate kinase produces MRLPSHKTKIIATIGPACRNKSTMEKMIKAGMSVARLNFSHGSLEEHAKTIELIRKASEKLDKRVAILGDLPGVKIRVGNLKENSVTLKKGEKIILTTREIEGDENTIPVEFKDFPKLISTGDIIYLSDGYIALKVENVRENDVECLVINGGVLFSHKGINIPKANLPIEAITKRDLEIIEFGIEHGIDAIGISFVGSVYDVLKVKRFIEKKKSKMFVISKIERPDAVRNFDEILNASDGIMVARGDLGVEMPIESLPILQKQLIKKANMAAKPVITATQMLVSMTQDRLPTRAEVTDVANAILDGTDAVMLSEETAVGKYPVEAVEMMAKIAKVTEEYRESLGYSRIRSWIEALPKKSTIKEAITRSVIDALCTVDTKYILTPTKTGLTARLISRFKPKQWTLAFSTDPWVCNTLMFSYGVYPFCMEEEFNENDMISLIKSFGLVDSDDIVLLTEGKPIGKTVGTNAMKIFQIP; encoded by the coding sequence GTGAGGCTTCCTTCTCATAAGACAAAGATAATTGCCACTATAGGTCCTGCATGTAGAAATAAATCTACAATGGAAAAAATGATAAAAGCAGGAATGAGTGTCGCTAGATTGAACTTTTCCCATGGTAGCCTAGAGGAACACGCAAAAACAATAGAACTAATCAGGAAAGCTTCTGAGAAACTTGATAAGAGAGTGGCCATTCTAGGGGATCTCCCCGGAGTTAAAATACGAGTTGGAAATCTAAAAGAAAACTCTGTAACCTTAAAAAAAGGAGAAAAGATAATTCTTACAACAAGAGAGATCGAAGGCGATGAAAATACAATTCCTGTCGAATTTAAAGACTTCCCAAAGCTCATTTCAACAGGAGATATCATTTACTTGAGTGATGGGTATATTGCATTAAAAGTTGAAAACGTCCGAGAAAATGACGTAGAATGCCTTGTAATCAATGGAGGAGTTCTATTCTCTCATAAAGGCATAAATATCCCAAAAGCCAATCTTCCAATAGAAGCAATAACCAAAAGAGACCTCGAAATCATAGAATTTGGGATTGAACATGGAATCGATGCTATAGGAATATCCTTTGTGGGTTCCGTTTATGATGTTCTCAAAGTTAAGCGATTTATAGAAAAGAAAAAATCCAAAATGTTTGTTATTTCCAAAATAGAACGACCTGATGCTGTAAGGAACTTTGATGAGATCCTTAATGCCTCCGACGGTATAATGGTTGCACGAGGAGACCTTGGGGTGGAGATGCCTATTGAAAGTTTGCCAATTCTTCAAAAACAGCTAATCAAGAAAGCCAATATGGCCGCAAAACCAGTAATAACCGCAACCCAAATGCTCGTTTCAATGACCCAAGACAGATTACCAACAAGAGCCGAGGTCACAGACGTAGCTAATGCAATACTTGACGGAACAGATGCTGTAATGTTATCAGAAGAAACTGCTGTTGGAAAATATCCAGTAGAAGCCGTTGAAATGATGGCCAAAATTGCCAAAGTTACAGAGGAATACAGAGAATCGTTGGGGTATTCAAGAATACGGTCTTGGATTGAGGCTTTACCAAAGAAAAGTACAATAAAAGAAGCAATAACTAGAAGTGTCATAGATGCACTGTGTACAGTGGACACAAAGTACATATTAACCCCTACAAAGACCGGTTTAACTGCAAGACTTATCTCAAGATTTAAGCCAAAACAATGGACCCTAGCATTCTCCACTGATCCATGGGTATGTAATACATTGATGTTCTCTTATGGTGTGTATCCATTCTGCATGGAAGAAGAATTCAATGAAAATGACATGATATCATTAATAAAGAGTTTTGGATTAGTAGATAGTGATGATATTGTCCTCCTAACGGAAGGAAAACCCATAGGAAAGACCGTTGGAACAAATGCAATGAAAATATTCCAGATACCTTAG
- a CDS encoding molybdopterin-binding protein: protein MFAEIITVGDELLTGNTVDSNSAFIAQKLTERGFWVRRITTVGDDIEEIKNAVKEALSREPKVLIIAGGLGPTHDDVTMVAVAQALNVELELREDVVERIEVFYRELYEKGIVEDPNLNEARIKMAYLPKGAEALDNSVGAAPGAYFKHNSTEIFVLPGMPREMKAMLENEVLPRLGKRKFIQEKLLAEITDESKLAPLLNEVLGRFNVKIHSSPKGFGKYIGIILFGESEEEIKKAKKFMEKRGLRFGNV, encoded by the coding sequence ATGTTCGCGGAGATAATTACAGTGGGTGACGAGCTTCTAACTGGAAATACTGTAGACAGCAATTCTGCTTTCATTGCTCAGAAGCTCACGGAAAGGGGGTTCTGGGTTAGGAGGATAACTACTGTGGGTGATGATATTGAGGAAATAAAGAATGCTGTTAAAGAAGCCCTTTCAAGAGAACCGAAGGTTCTCATTATAGCTGGAGGCCTAGGCCCAACTCATGATGATGTTACAATGGTGGCCGTGGCCCAAGCCTTAAATGTGGAGCTTGAGCTCAGGGAAGATGTGGTAGAGAGAATCGAGGTTTTTTATCGTGAGCTTTATGAAAAAGGTATTGTAGAGGATCCAAATTTAAATGAAGCCAGAATAAAAATGGCTTACTTACCAAAAGGGGCAGAAGCGTTAGATAATTCTGTAGGTGCGGCCCCTGGAGCTTACTTTAAACATAACTCTACTGAAATCTTTGTTCTTCCTGGGATGCCAAGGGAAATGAAAGCTATGCTTGAGAATGAAGTTCTTCCAAGACTTGGAAAAAGAAAGTTTATTCAAGAAAAACTTCTCGCAGAGATAACAGACGAATCGAAACTCGCACCACTTTTAAATGAGGTTTTAGGAAGATTTAATGTGAAAATCCACTCCTCTCCAAAGGGCTTTGGAAAATATATCGGAATAATACTCTTTGGTGAATCTGAGGAGGAAATTAAAAAGGCGAAAAAATTTATGGAAAAGAGAGGATTAAGATTTGGGAATGTCTAA
- a CDS encoding TIGR01177 family methyltransferase — MLYVEILGNLPKMAEGEVKALLELSNNKFRIIERDYLFLALKADKEAFSYLRRLGMAHEYGILLFSAESLEELYLKAKTLKWRDFINTTFKVDRETMLNCSYNVKDLEKELGAIIAQQGFKVNLSNPGTLIRAYCGEKLWVGVRKEMFLAKDFEKRKADKRPFFKPIALPPRLARAMVNLARAKKEVLDPFMGTGGILIEAGLIGLKVYGVDLRSDMVEGAKKNLEYYGIKEYKLQKGDATKLRELFPDKTFEAIVTDPPYGTSATLGGKKREDLYEKALESMYEVLNGYLSIAFPADFNVEKAAERIGFTVLEKYYQRVHSSLDRYFYVMKN, encoded by the coding sequence TTGCTCTATGTTGAAATTCTTGGGAATTTACCTAAAATGGCCGAAGGAGAAGTTAAAGCATTATTAGAACTCAGCAATAACAAATTCAGGATTATTGAAAGAGATTATCTGTTTCTGGCATTAAAAGCGGACAAAGAAGCTTTTTCGTATCTCAGAAGACTTGGGATGGCTCATGAATATGGAATTTTACTCTTTTCAGCTGAAAGTCTGGAGGAACTCTACTTAAAAGCAAAAACTCTTAAATGGAGGGATTTTATCAACACTACATTCAAAGTTGACAGAGAAACAATGTTAAATTGTTCCTATAACGTAAAAGATTTAGAGAAAGAACTTGGTGCAATCATAGCACAACAAGGCTTTAAAGTCAACTTAAGCAATCCAGGCACCCTGATTAGGGCCTATTGTGGAGAAAAACTTTGGGTTGGAGTAAGAAAAGAAATGTTTTTGGCTAAAGACTTTGAGAAAAGAAAGGCCGATAAAAGACCATTCTTTAAACCAATAGCATTGCCTCCCCGACTTGCAAGAGCAATGGTAAACTTAGCAAGGGCAAAAAAGGAGGTTCTTGATCCATTTATGGGGACTGGAGGGATACTAATCGAAGCTGGCCTTATCGGCCTAAAAGTTTACGGAGTAGATCTCAGATCGGATATGGTAGAAGGTGCCAAAAAGAATCTCGAATATTATGGAATAAAGGAATACAAACTACAAAAAGGAGATGCCACCAAGTTAAGAGAACTTTTCCCTGATAAAACGTTTGAAGCAATTGTCACTGATCCACCCTATGGAACTTCTGCAACACTAGGAGGGAAGAAAAGAGAGGATCTCTATGAAAAGGCCCTAGAGAGCATGTATGAAGTTCTAAATGGATATCTAAGTATTGCATTTCCAGCTGATTTTAATGTAGAAAAAGCTGCTGAGAGAATAGGATTTACAGTTTTAGAGAAATACTATCAAAGAGTTCACTCTTCACTAGATAGATATTTCTATGTGATGAAAAACTAG